One genomic segment of Synechocystis sp. LKSZ1 includes these proteins:
- the gdhA gene encoding NADP-specific glutamate dehydrogenase has protein sequence MSGSLFADASKRLEKALKYVAISEDAGERLKYPKNSLSVSIPVRMDDGSLRIFQGYRVRYDDTRGPGKGGVRYHPKVSLDEVQSLAFWMTFKCALLNLPFGGAKGGITLNPKALTKAELERLSRGYIEAIADFIGPDIDILAPDVYTNEMIMGWMMDQYSIIQRKISPGVVTGKPVTMGGSVGRNTATGTGAFYLLQAMLPKFEQYPSNTTLAVQGFGNAGMVVAELLYQAGYKVLAISDSQGGIYNEQGLNIPEIIQHKREHRSLAGMYCDETVCNLGDNLQISNEDLLALPVDVLIPAALENQITAANAKQVQARYIFEVANGPTTSEADAILAARGIPVFPDILVNAGGVTVSYFEWVQNRSGLYWSVAEVNERLQTRLVAEAESVWRIAQEFGVSLRTAAYIQALNRLGEALDAKGTRDYYASKA, from the coding sequence ATGTCTGGAAGTTTATTTGCCGATGCGAGTAAGCGTTTAGAAAAGGCTTTAAAGTACGTAGCCATTTCCGAAGATGCGGGTGAACGGTTAAAGTATCCGAAAAATAGCCTCAGTGTTTCGATTCCGGTGCGGATGGATGATGGTTCCCTGCGAATTTTCCAGGGTTATCGTGTCCGCTACGATGACACCCGTGGCCCAGGTAAGGGCGGTGTTCGTTACCATCCCAAGGTGAGTTTGGATGAAGTACAGTCCTTGGCCTTTTGGATGACTTTCAAGTGTGCCTTGTTAAACTTACCCTTCGGTGGGGCCAAGGGAGGTATTACCCTTAATCCCAAGGCCCTGACTAAGGCCGAACTCGAGCGGTTGAGCCGGGGTTACATTGAGGCCATTGCGGACTTCATTGGGCCAGATATTGATATTTTGGCCCCAGATGTCTACACCAATGAGATGATCATGGGCTGGATGATGGATCAATACAGCATTATTCAGCGCAAAATTAGCCCAGGGGTGGTGACGGGCAAACCGGTGACGATGGGGGGTAGTGTGGGCCGTAACACGGCCACAGGAACAGGGGCCTTTTATCTCCTCCAGGCAATGCTGCCCAAGTTTGAGCAGTATCCCAGTAATACGACCCTAGCAGTACAGGGTTTTGGCAATGCCGGTATGGTGGTGGCGGAGTTGCTTTACCAGGCCGGCTACAAGGTGCTTGCTATCAGTGATTCCCAGGGCGGCATTTACAATGAACAGGGCCTAAACATCCCGGAGATTATTCAGCACAAACGGGAGCATCGTTCCCTGGCGGGGATGTATTGCGATGAAACCGTGTGTAACCTGGGGGACAATCTCCAGATTAGTAACGAAGACCTGTTAGCCTTACCGGTGGATGTCCTGATTCCGGCGGCCCTAGAAAACCAAATTACAGCAGCCAATGCCAAGCAGGTGCAAGCCCGCTATATTTTTGAGGTGGCTAATGGGCCCACCACCTCCGAGGCGGATGCCATTTTAGCGGCCAGAGGGATTCCCGTTTTCCCCGATATTTTGGTCAATGCCGGGGGCGTTACGGTGAGTTACTTTGAATGGGTGCAGAATCGCAGTGGCCTCTACTGGAGTGTGGCCGAAGTCAATGAGCGCCTACAAACCCGTCTAGTCGCCGAAGCAGAATCGGTATGGCGGATTGCCCAGGAATTTGGGGTTTCCCTCCGCACGGCTGCCTATATCCAGGCCCTGAATCGCCTAGGAGAAGCGCTAGATGCCAAAGGCACTCGGGATTACTATGCCTCTAAGGCCTAA